A stretch of DNA from Maridesulfovibrio sp.:
CGGTTTTGTCATTGAAGCTGACGGGCGGCGTATTTTTCTGAGCGGCGATAGCGGGTACGGGCCGCATTTCAAGGACATCGCAAATAAATTCGGTAAGTTCAATCTGGCAGCATTGGATGGAGGGCAGTATGATTCCCGCTGGCCCCTTATTCATATGACCCCGGAAGAAGCTGTGCGTGCCTGCGAGGATCTCGGAGCTGAAAACATGCTCCTTGCCCATGTGGGCAGGTTTTGTATTTCGGCGCATTCCTGGGATGAGCCGTTTATACGGGCGGCTGAGGCCGGTAGGGGCAGGGATTTCCATCTCCTTACCCCGAAGATCGGCGAGCCGGTAAATCTTGACGGTTCGGGGAATGATTTTACCGCCTGGTGGGAAGGTCTTAATTAAGGTAATTATTGTCGTAGCTCTGCTGGCTGGGAACATGGATATAGCCGTATTGACGCATTAGGTTGATCGTAACGTTAACTGTTTCTACATGGGTTAATAACCAGGGAGGAATCATTATGGATCGGCGCGATTTTATAAAAAAAGTTGTCAGTTGCGGAATAGTTGCCGGATCGACTTTGGCGCTCGGCAGGGTGGACAGTTTCTGGTCTGCCGCCATTGCCTCCGAACCAGATACTCACTGGGATCTGATCGCCGTCCGTGGCGGTGAGCCCGATGTCATGTTTGATGCCGCTATCGATGCTTATGGCGGCATGCAGAATTTCGTCACCCGCGGAAGCAGGGTTGTTGTAAAACCGAATGTTGGTTGGGATGTGTCTCCGGAACTGGGGGCAAACACCAACCCTCTGCTTGTCGGCAGGATTGTGGAGCACTGCGTTGAGGCCGGAGCTGCCGAAGTTGTTGTCTTTGACCATACCTGTGATAACTGGCGGCAATGCTACATAAACAGCGGAATCAGAAAAGCGGTTGAGCAGGCCGGAGGAAAAGTGATTTCAGCCGACAGTCAGGAATACTATCGGGAGGTCTCCGTTCCGCAGGCGAAAAGGCTGAAGAGCACAATGGTCCATAAAGCCCTGCTTGATGCCGATGTTTTTATCAATGTGCCGGTGCTCAAAGACCATTCTTCCACCAGAATTACCGCCGGAATGAAAAACTCCATGGGGGTCGTCTGGGATCGCTGGTACTGGCATCGCAATGACCTTCATCAATGTATTGCGGACTTCGCGTCCTTTCGCAAACCGGACCTGACGGTTGTTGACGCGTATAACGTCATGAAGCGTAACGGCCCGAGGGGAATATCCGGTAATGATGTCATGGCAATGAAGGCGCAGGTTCTTTCCACTGATCCTGTTGCCGCAGATGCGGCCGCAGCCAAGCTGTTCGGAGTTGAGCCTGCTGAAATAAGACACATCCGTCTGGCGGCGGAAATGAATCTTGGCCGGATGGAGCTCAAGGACTTGCACATCAACCGAATCAAACTGGGCTAGGATGTCTTACCGGTATCTGAAAACTGCGCGGGTGGTCATTTCTGTTGCGTTCCTTGTCTCGATTTCATTCCTGTTTTTAGATTTCAGGGAGATCGGCGCAAGGAAAATTGCAGAAGAAGTGCTTTACCTGCAGTTCGTGCCATCATTTCTGAAATTTATAAGTGAGGCTGCACTTGGTGCCGCCGGTTTTCTTTTTGTGCTGGGAGCAACTCTGCTGTTCGGGCGTATATACTGTTCCTTTGTCTGTCCCCTCGGTTCATTGCAGGATGCTTTCAGCCGGGTTGCTCATATCAGGCGCTTTCGGTCCGCTAAAAAGCGCTACAGGTATTCCGCACCGCACAACGTATTGCGCTATGGAATCCTTGCCTTGACCGTGATCTTTCCGGCCGTCGGCATAGGATTGCCTCTCAATATTCTGGATCCGTTCAGTAACTTCGGCAGAATTCTATCCGACATTGCCCGGCCAGTAGTCCTCATCATCAATAATGCGACAGCATATCTGGCTGAAGCTTTCGGCTATCCGGGAGTGTATCATGTTCAGATGCCGTCCGTATCCATTGTTTCTTTGGGTACGGCTTTTCTTATGTTGCTGGTGGCGGGCTGGTTGAGTGCGCGGCATGGGCGGCTGTATTGCAATTCAATCTGTCCGGTTGGCACTCTGTTGGGACTCATATCCAAATATTCGCTCTTCCGCGTCCGGATAGTTCCTTCCGCGTGCCGGGAGTGCGGAGCATGTGAGCGTATCTGCAAGTCCGGCTGTATTGATATTGGGAAAAAGTCCGTTGATCCAACCCGCTGTGTCGGGTGCTACAACTGCCTTTCCGTCTGTCCGGATCAGGCCATGCGGTTATCCTTTGCTATTCCGAAGGATTCGGAACGGGAAGTCCCGCCTGCCGGGCGCAGGAATTTTCTGACTGTATTTACCGCACTGGGACTCGGTTTTGTTGCTTCAAGGGCTGAAGCGCAACAAGTTAA
This window harbors:
- a CDS encoding 4Fe-4S binding protein, with translation MSYRYLKTARVVISVAFLVSISFLFLDFREIGARKIAEEVLYLQFVPSFLKFISEAALGAAGFLFVLGATLLFGRIYCSFVCPLGSLQDAFSRVAHIRRFRSAKKRYRYSAPHNVLRYGILALTVIFPAVGIGLPLNILDPFSNFGRILSDIARPVVLIINNATAYLAEAFGYPGVYHVQMPSVSIVSLGTAFLMLLVAGWLSARHGRLYCNSICPVGTLLGLISKYSLFRVRIVPSACRECGACERICKSGCIDIGKKSVDPTRCVGCYNCLSVCPDQAMRLSFAIPKDSEREVPPAGRRNFLTVFTALGLGFVASRAEAQQVKRIIQSRPTVIPEKRTSPISPPGSMGVEQFLSQCTACHLCVSTCPSRVLVPSFLDYGLNGIMMPQMSFLSGHCNFDCTVCSEVCPSGAIRPLDKEKKHSTQVGVAEFIRENCVVYTDNTNCGACSEHCPTKAVHMVPYVGGVDRRLVIPEVDATLCVGCGGCEHACPTRPYKAIYVNGNPVHKLARKPEEKPLEQPVDDIGDFPF
- a CDS encoding DUF362 domain-containing protein, translating into MDRRDFIKKVVSCGIVAGSTLALGRVDSFWSAAIASEPDTHWDLIAVRGGEPDVMFDAAIDAYGGMQNFVTRGSRVVVKPNVGWDVSPELGANTNPLLVGRIVEHCVEAGAAEVVVFDHTCDNWRQCYINSGIRKAVEQAGGKVISADSQEYYREVSVPQAKRLKSTMVHKALLDADVFINVPVLKDHSSTRITAGMKNSMGVVWDRWYWHRNDLHQCIADFASFRKPDLTVVDAYNVMKRNGPRGISGNDVMAMKAQVLSTDPVAADAAAAKLFGVEPAEIRHIRLAAEMNLGRMELKDLHINRIKLG